Below is a genomic region from Aquamicrobium sp..
CTTCGAGGCGGCGGTCATCGACGAGGCCGGCCGCGACCGGCTCGTCCTGCCGCTCAAGGCGCGCGGCCATTCCTTCGCCATCGACCGGGCAGGCGGCCGCGCCGTCGCCTTCGCCCGCGCGCCCGGCCGCTTCGCCGTCGCCTTCCCGCTCGACGGCAAGGCCGAGCCCGTGGCCATCGCCGCCGAGGCCGGGCGGCATTTCTACGGCCACGGCCTGTTTACAAGCGACGGGCGGCTGATGCTGGCGACCGAGAACGACTACGAGGCCGCGCGCGGCGTCACCGGCATCTACGACGCCGGCGGCGGCTTTCGCCGCATCGGCGAGTTCGCGACCGGCGGCATCGAGCCGCACGAGGCGCTGCTGATGCCGGACGGGAAGACGCTCTGCGCCGCCAATGGCGGCATCCAGACCCATCCCGACTACGAGCGGGTCAAGCTCAACCTGGCGACGATGGAGCCGAGCCTCGCCTATCTCGACATCGCCAGCGGCGAGATCGTCGAGCAGGTGCGGCTGGCGAAGGCGCTGCATCAGGTCTCGATCCGCCACATGGCGATCGACGCCTTCGGCCATGTCTGGTTCGGCTGCCAGCATCAGGGCGACCCCACTGAGCGCCCTGCCCTCGTCGGCCGCCACCGGCGCGGCCGCGAGATCGAGATGTTCACCGGCCCCGAGGCGGTGCTGCGCGCGCTCGACAACTATGTCGGCTCCGTCGCCGTCGACGCCTCGGGAACGGTGGTGGCGACGTCCTCGCCGCATGGCGGCGTCGTCGCCTTCTGGGACGCCGCCACCGGCCGCTCGCTCGGCATGCGCCAGCTCGCCGACGGCTGCGGCGTCGCCGGCTCCGGCAAGGCGCGGCTCATCGCCACCAGCGGCCGCGGCGCCATCGTCGAGACCGGGCCGGACGGCGACGGCCGCGACCTCGTCGCCCCCGGCCCCGCCGCGCCCGCCTGGGACAACCATCTGCGGCGGATCTAGACTGGGCCTGCCGGAAGCGGAGCGCCCGATCCGCCGTCGCCCCTCCCCGCCGCCCCTCATCCGGCTGCCGCCACCTTCTCCCCGTAAACGGGGAGAAGAGAGCTTTCATCTCACTTTCGCCAGTTGCGAACGTTGTAGAAGCCGCAAAAAGCATGCGGCCACGTTCCTTCTCCCCGTTTACGGGGAGAAGGTGCCCGGAGGGCGGATGAGGGGCGGCGCAAGCGATTAATGAATCGCGCGCTTAGGTTGTCCCTGCCCCGCCTCCATCCCTATCTCCTTGATTTTACGCAATCCCCGGCGCGAAACCGCGTCGCGTTCCCGCCGAAACCGCGCTATAGTCGCGGCCGTTCGAGATACGCTGGAGCGACAGGCATTCCGGGGAATGCCGTTCCGCTGCTCCGGCTGTTCGATCTGGCCGCATTTATGCGACGCCGGACGGAGCCGTCCGGCTGCAAAATGCTCTGAGGGGGAGCGCGGGCCTGTCATGACGAGCATCCTGGCCGCAATCGGCTTTCTCGGCGTGCCGGCGCTGATCCTGTGGGCGTGCGTGCGCTGGCCGTTCGCGGCGCGGCTGGAGCCGATCGTGCTGTGCTATGCCGCGGGCCTCCTCGTCGGCCTCACGGGCCTGTTGCCCGACAGCGTCGCGCCGGCGCGCACCGGGGTCGCCGAGGCGAGCATCGGCCTTGCCCTGCCGCTCCTCCTGTTCGCGGTCGATCTCGGCGCATGGCGCCATCTTGCCGGCCGGGCGCTCTTGTCGATGGCGCTTGCGGTCACGGCCGTGGTCGCGGTCTCCGTCGCGCTGCATGTGCTGTTCGCGGCACGCGGCACGGAGGCGCCCGAGCAGCTCGCCGGCATGGCGGTCGGCATGTATACCGGCGGCATCGCCAATGTCAGCGCCATCAAGATGGCGCTCGGGGTCCCCGACGCGCGCTATCTGCTGTTCGCGACGGCGGACACGGCCGTCGGCGCGCTCTACGTATTCTTCATCATCGCCGCCGCGCCCGCCTTCTTCCGCCGGCTGCTGCCGGCCTTCCCGAAGGCCGAGCAGGAAGCCTATGCCCACGACGCACTGCCGGCCGCCCTGCCGCGCGGCCGGCGGGCGGTTCTGCCCGGCCTCGTCGCGCTCGCGGCGGCGGCGGCCTGCGTCGGGCTCGCGCTCGCCGTCGCGCCGCTGCTGACCTTCATGGCGCGCGAGATCGCGATCATCGTCCTCATCACCACCTTCGGCATCGCCGGCTCGCTGATCCGCCCCTTGCGCGAGAACCCGATGGCGACGCCGCTCGGCATGTTCCTGATCTACGTCTTCTCCTTCGCCATCGCCGCCTCGCTCGACCTCAAGGCGCTGGCCGGCATGGACCCGTCGATCCTCGTCTTCGTCTTCGTCGCCACCTTCGGGAGTCTGGCGCTGCATGCGCTGCTTTGCCGGCTGTTCAACATCGACGCCGACACCTTCGTCATCACCTCGGTGGCGGCGATCCTGTCGCCGGCCTTCGTGCCGATGGCGGCGCGGGCGCTGCGCAACTCGGCGGTGCTGATGTCGGGCATGACGACGGGCATCATCGGCTTCGCCATCGGCAATTATCTCGGCATAGCCGTCGCGCTCCTGCTTGCCCGGGGTGGATAAGAGGGGAGGTTAGGACATGACCCACAGGACCCTGCCGGAATGCGGGCGCGAGCCGGACGAGGTGCTCGACGCGCTTGCCGACTTCGCCGCCGACGACCCCGACTACAAACGCGGCCGCACATGGAGCCTCGTCTACCACCTCGACGACGCCCACGAGGATTTCGCGGCTCGCGCCTATCGGATGTACTCCTCGGCCAACGGCCTGAACCCGGCCGCCTTCCGCAGCCTGAAGCGGCTGGAAAGCGAGATAATCTCGATCGAGGCCGGCCTGTTCCACGGCGGGCCGGAGACCTGCGGCGTCCTGACCTCCGGCGGCACCGAAAGCTGCCTGCTCGCGGTCAAGACCTATCGCGACATGGCGCGGGCCAGGCGCCGCGTCCGGCCGCCGAACATGGTGCTGCCCGTGACCGCCCATGTCGCGTGGTTCAAGGCGTCGGACTATTTCGGAGTCAAGGTCAGGCTGCTGCCGATGACGTCCGGCCACGCCACCGACATCGCGCGGCTGAAGCGCCTGATCGACCGCAACACGGTGATGGTGCTGGGCTCGGCGCCGGAATACCCGCACGGCACCATCGACCCCATCGCCGAAATGGGCGCGATCTGCGCCGCGCGCGGCGTGCCGCTGCATGTCGACGCCTGCGTCGGCGGCTTCATCCTGCCCTTCATGGAGATGAACGGCGTCGACTTGCCGCCATGGGACTTCCGCGTGCCGGGGGTGACGTCGATCTCGGCGGACCTGCACAAATACGGCTACGCCGCCAAGGGCGCTTCCTCGATCCTCTATCGCGACCTCGATATCCTCAAGCACCAGATGTTCGTCTATCAGGACTGGCCGGGCGGCGTGTTCGCCTCGCCCGCCCTTCTCGGCACCCGGCCGGGCGGGGCCTATGCGGCGGCCTGGGCGACGTTGCAGAAATTCGGCGTCGCTGGCTATCGCGAACTGGCCGCCCAGACCACCGAGGCCGTCGAGGCGCTGAAGGAGGGCATCGCCCGCATCGACGGCCTGAGGCTCCTCGGCCGGCCGCAGGGACCGCTGCTCGCCTACGGCTCAAGCGACAGGGCGCTCAGCATCTTCGCCGTCGCCGACCAGATGGAAAAGCGCGGCTGGAACGTCAACCGGGTGCAGAACCCGGACGGCATCCACGCCATGGTCACGGCCCGTCACCGCGCGGTGACGGGCGAATACCTCGCCGATCTCGAACAGGCGGTCGCCACCGTGCGCGCCGACCCGTCACTGGCGCAGACCGGCGGCGCCGCGACCTACGGCATGCTGGCGCATGTGCCGCTGCGCGGCATGGTCAAGGCGCGGGTGCTCGACGCCTTCGCCAGCATGTACCGTGCCGGCGGCGGCGATCTCGACCTCCACGAGCCCGCCGCGCCCGGCCTCGCCGAACGGTGGATGAAGAAATACGTCGAGTGGAAGTCGCGGCGGGGCTAGATCGTTTCACAGCTTCACGGAAACGGTAAAACGATCTATCTCTTTGCTTTTACGCAATTCCAGACGCAGAACCGCTTCGCACTTTTGCTGGAATTGCTTTAGGCACCTTCGCCACGAAGACGCGCCGCGCGGGGTGGAAGCCGTCGCCGATCTCCAATATCAGTGGCTCGACGCAGCATAACCGCAAAGGAGCCACCGCCATGTCCGATCGTTCGCCCGACCTCTCCAACGAGCTTGCCGCGTGGGACCGCGACCACTTCTTCCATCCCTCGACGCATATGGGCATGCACGCGCGCGGCGAGAGCCCGACCCGGGTGATCGGCGGCGGCGAGGGCGTCTACATCACGGACACCAACGGCAGGCGCAGCCTCGACGCCTTCGCCGGCCTCTACTGCGTCAATGTCGGCTACGGCCGCATCGAGATCGCCGACGCCATCGCCCGGCAGGCGAAGGAGCTGGCCTATTACCACGCCTATGTCGGCCATGGCACGGAGGCCTCGATCACGCTCGCTAAGATGATTATCGAGCGCGCGCCGAAGGGCATGAGCCGGGTCTATTTCGGCCTCTCCGGCTCCGACGCCAACGAGACCAACATCAAGCTGATCTGGTACTACAACAACATTCTCGGCCGGCCGGAGAAGAAGAAGATCATCTCGCGCTGGCGCGGCTATCACGGCTCGGGCGTGATGACCGGCTCGCTGACCGGGCTCGAGCTGTTCCACAACGCCTTCGACCTGCCGCGCGCGCCGATCCTCCACACCGAGGCCCCCTATTACTTCCGCCGCGAGGACCGCTCGATGAGCGAGGAGCAATTCTCGCAGCATTGCGCGGACCGGTTGGAGGAACTGATCCTCGCCGAGGGGCCGGAGACGGTCGCCGCCTTCATCGGCGAACCGATCCTCGGCACCGGCGGCATCGTGCCGCCGCCGGCCGGCTACTGGCGGAAGATCCAGGCTGTGCTCGACAGATACGACATCCTCCTCGTCGCCGACGAGGTGGTGACGGGCTTCGGCCGGCTCGGCACCATGTTCGGCTCCGACCACTACGGAATGAAGCCCGACCTCATCACCATCGCCAAGGGGCTGACCTCGGCCTATGCGCCGCTCTCCGGCGTCATCGTCGGCGAGAAGGTGTGGAACGTCCTGGTCGACGGCTCCGACAGGCTGGGCGCCATCGGCCATGGCTGGACCTATGCCGCGCACCCGATCTGCGCCGCGGCCGGCGTCGCCAATCTCCAGCTCATCGACGAGATGGACCTCGTCAGCAACGCCGGCGAGGTCGGGGCGTACTTCCGCAAGGGGCTGACTGAGGTGCTCGGCGGCCACCGGCATGTCGGCGAGGTGCGCGGCGACGGGCTGATGGCGGCGGTCGAGTTCGTCGAGGACCGCGACGGGCGCATCTTCTTCGATCCCGCGCGCAAGGTCGGCCCGCAGGTCGCCGCCGCGCTGCTGGAGCGCGGCGTCATCGGCCGCGCCATGCCGCAGGGCGACATCCTCGGCTTCGCCCCGCCGCTCTGCCTGACGAAGGACGAGGCCGACATCGTCGTCACGAAGACCGCCGAGGCGGTCGAGGCCGTGCTCGGCCGCGGCTGACCCGGACAAGCGGGATGCGCTTGCGAGCGCATCCCGCGCCTCGCCCCGGCCCGTTTGCCTTAAAGCGTGTCCCATCTTATCCGCTCCGCAGGAGCGCGGTCTTCGAGCGCCTGCGCCGCCCCTCATCCGCCCTTCGGGCACCTTCTCCCCGTGAACGGGGAGAAGGAATGCCGGCCGCAATCCCCGCAGTTTCTCCTGCCACGCTTGTGGTTGGCGAAAGCAAGGACGGTAGCTCTCTTCTCCCCGTTCACGGGGAGAAGGTGGCGGCAGCCGGATGAGGGGCAGCGCCGGCTGTGCAGATGATGCACATACGGCGCAACGCGCGCTGGCGGCCGAGTTTCCGCTTCCGCCGGGGACGAAGCCGGCCCTGTCGGCCCCCTGCCCTACCCCTGCCCGTTCGACGGCACGTAGCGCGCGAGCGCCTTGATGATCTGGCGCGCGCGGACGCGGCCGATCTGGCGGCCCTCGGCGTCGACGACGCCGACCCATTCGTGGCTGGCGAAGTGCGGCAGCACGTCCTCGCAGCGCGCGTCGGCCGCCACCGTCATCTCGCAGGGCTCGAAATCACCCTCCTCCATGATGGTGCGGACATGGATGGCGCGCGCCTTGTTCACGTCGCGGACGAACTCCTCGATATGGGCGTTGGCCGGGTTGAGCACGATCTCCTCCGGCTTGCCGACCTGCTGCACCGCGCCGTCCTTCAGCACCGCGATGCGGTTTCCGATCTTCAGTGCCTCGTCGAAATCGTGGGTGATGAACAGGATCGTCTTGTTGAGCGAGGATTGCAGCTCGAGCAGCTGCTCCTGCATGCCGGAGCGGATCAGCGGGTCGAGCGCCGAGAACGCCTCGTCCATCAGCAGGATGTCGGTGTCCATGGCCAGCGCGCGGGCGAGGCCGACGCGCTGCTGCTGGCCGCCGGAAAGCTGGCGCGGCCGCGACTTCTCGTAGCCGGAAAGGCCGACGACCTCGATCCAGTGCGCCGCCTTGTCCAGCCGCTCGGCCTTGGAGATGCCGCGCACGCCGAGCCCGTAGGCGACGTTGTCGATCACCGAGCGGTGCGGCAGCAGGCCGAACTTCTGGAACACCATGGCGATGCCGGTGCGACGGAAGTCGCGCAGCTGCGCCATGGTCATGTCGAGCACCTTCTCGCCATTGACGACGATCTCGCCGGCGGTCGGGTCGATCAGCCGGTTGACGTGGCGGATCAGCGTCGACTTGCCGGAGCCGGACAGCCCCATCACCACGTAGATCTGCCCCCGGGCGATATCGAGCGAGACGTCGTCGAGGCCGACGACGTGGCCGGTTTCGGCCTGCACCTCGGTCTTGGACTTTCCCTGCCGCAGCAGCGCCAGCGCCGCCTCGGGATCGGGGCCGAAGATCTTGGTCACGCCGCGCATGACGATGGCGAGATCGGAGGCGCGGCCGTTCGCCGCCGCTTCGGATGCGGTATCCGCAATCTGTTGCATGGTCTCGCTCATCAGCGGGCCTCCCCGACGCCGATCCGCTCCTGGATGCGGCGGCCATAGGCTTGCGTGATGCGGTCGAAGACGATGGCGAGCACGACGATGCCGAGCCCGGCGAACAGGCCGCGGCTGACCTCGAGCCGGCCGATGCCCTGAAGCACCTGGTAGCCCAGCCCGCCGGCGCCGATCATCGAGGCGATGACGACCATGGCCAGCGCCATCATCGTCGTCTGGTTGATGCCGGCGAGGATGGTCGGCAGGGCGAGCGGGATCTGTACGCCGAACAGGCGCTGCGAAGCCGTGGTGCCGAAGGCGCGGCTCGCCTCCATCACCGCCGGGTCGACATTGCGCAGGCCGAGGTCGGTCAGCCTGACCAGCGGCGGCGAGGCGTAGACGATGGTGGCGAGCAGCGCCGGGATCTTGCCCGGTCCGAAGATCATCACCGTCGGAATTAGATAGACGAAGCTCGGCATGGTCTGCATCAGGTCGAGCACCGGGGTGACGACGTTGCGCACCCGCGCCGAGCGCGACATCCACACGCCGACGGGAATGGAGATGACGATGGCAGTCAGCGTCGCGGCGATCATCAGCGCGGTCGTCACCATCGCGTCGCGCCAGAGCTGCATCAGGCCGAGGAAGACCAGCCCGAGGAAGACCACCGCCGGCAGCTTCCAGTTGCGTGTCGCGAGGAAGGCGAGGCCGACGAAGAAGGCGATGAACAGCCACCAGGGCGTCGCCAGCAGCAGCCGCTCGATCCAGCCGAGCAGCATCAGCAGCGGGTAGGCCGCGGCCTCGAGCTCGCCGCCCCAGTTGCGCACCACCCAGTTCAGCCCGTCGTCGACGGCCCGGCGCAGCGGCCTCGTGTCGATCAGTTCCGGAAACATCCGACCCCCGTCATTCGTTGTTCTTGCAGACGTTGTTCTTGCAGATTGAAAAATGCGACCGGGCGGTCGGCCCGGTCGCATGAAAGCAGGGCGCGCGGGGCGCGCACCGTCAGTTCAGGGCGGCGCGCACCTTCTCGGCGACCTCGGCCGGTACCCAGCTCGTCCACAGCGCTTCCTCGGTTTTGAGGAAGTTGCGCGCGGTCTCGGCCGCGTCCGCCTTGTTCTCGTCGC
It encodes:
- a CDS encoding ABC transporter permease produces the protein MFPELIDTRPLRRAVDDGLNWVVRNWGGELEAAAYPLLMLLGWIERLLLATPWWLFIAFFVGLAFLATRNWKLPAVVFLGLVFLGLMQLWRDAMVTTALMIAATLTAIVISIPVGVWMSRSARVRNVVTPVLDLMQTMPSFVYLIPTVMIFGPGKIPALLATIVYASPPLVRLTDLGLRNVDPAVMEASRAFGTTASQRLFGVQIPLALPTILAGINQTTMMALAMVVIASMIGAGGLGYQVLQGIGRLEVSRGLFAGLGIVVLAIVFDRITQAYGRRIQERIGVGEAR
- a CDS encoding DUF819 family protein gives rise to the protein MTSILAAIGFLGVPALILWACVRWPFAARLEPIVLCYAAGLLVGLTGLLPDSVAPARTGVAEASIGLALPLLLFAVDLGAWRHLAGRALLSMALAVTAVVAVSVALHVLFAARGTEAPEQLAGMAVGMYTGGIANVSAIKMALGVPDARYLLFATADTAVGALYVFFIIAAAPAFFRRLLPAFPKAEQEAYAHDALPAALPRGRRAVLPGLVALAAAAACVGLALAVAPLLTFMAREIAIIVLITTFGIAGSLIRPLRENPMATPLGMFLIYVFSFAIAASLDLKALAGMDPSILVFVFVATFGSLALHALLCRLFNIDADTFVITSVAAILSPAFVPMAARALRNSAVLMSGMTTGIIGFAIGNYLGIAVALLLARGG
- a CDS encoding aspartate aminotransferase family protein — translated: MTHRTLPECGREPDEVLDALADFAADDPDYKRGRTWSLVYHLDDAHEDFAARAYRMYSSANGLNPAAFRSLKRLESEIISIEAGLFHGGPETCGVLTSGGTESCLLAVKTYRDMARARRRVRPPNMVLPVTAHVAWFKASDYFGVKVRLLPMTSGHATDIARLKRLIDRNTVMVLGSAPEYPHGTIDPIAEMGAICAARGVPLHVDACVGGFILPFMEMNGVDLPPWDFRVPGVTSISADLHKYGYAAKGASSILYRDLDILKHQMFVYQDWPGGVFASPALLGTRPGGAYAAAWATLQKFGVAGYRELAAQTTEAVEALKEGIARIDGLRLLGRPQGPLLAYGSSDRALSIFAVADQMEKRGWNVNRVQNPDGIHAMVTARHRAVTGEYLADLEQAVATVRADPSLAQTGGAATYGMLAHVPLRGMVKARVLDAFASMYRAGGGDLDLHEPAAPGLAERWMKKYVEWKSRRG
- a CDS encoding aspartate aminotransferase family protein, giving the protein MSDRSPDLSNELAAWDRDHFFHPSTHMGMHARGESPTRVIGGGEGVYITDTNGRRSLDAFAGLYCVNVGYGRIEIADAIARQAKELAYYHAYVGHGTEASITLAKMIIERAPKGMSRVYFGLSGSDANETNIKLIWYYNNILGRPEKKKIISRWRGYHGSGVMTGSLTGLELFHNAFDLPRAPILHTEAPYYFRREDRSMSEEQFSQHCADRLEELILAEGPETVAAFIGEPILGTGGIVPPPAGYWRKIQAVLDRYDILLVADEVVTGFGRLGTMFGSDHYGMKPDLITIAKGLTSAYAPLSGVIVGEKVWNVLVDGSDRLGAIGHGWTYAAHPICAAAGVANLQLIDEMDLVSNAGEVGAYFRKGLTEVLGGHRHVGEVRGDGLMAAVEFVEDRDGRIFFDPARKVGPQVAAALLERGVIGRAMPQGDILGFAPPLCLTKDEADIVVTKTAEAVEAVLGRG
- a CDS encoding DUF1513 domain-containing protein codes for the protein MRSTAIDRRTFLTLASAAIFAPGAEAASAEEALFLGARRGSAGFEAAVIDEAGRDRLVLPLKARGHSFAIDRAGGRAVAFARAPGRFAVAFPLDGKAEPVAIAAEAGRHFYGHGLFTSDGRLMLATENDYEAARGVTGIYDAGGGFRRIGEFATGGIEPHEALLMPDGKTLCAANGGIQTHPDYERVKLNLATMEPSLAYLDIASGEIVEQVRLAKALHQVSIRHMAIDAFGHVWFGCQHQGDPTERPALVGRHRRGREIEMFTGPEAVLRALDNYVGSVAVDASGTVVATSSPHGGVVAFWDAATGRSLGMRQLADGCGVAGSGKARLIATSGRGAIVETGPDGDGRDLVAPGPAAPAWDNHLRRI
- a CDS encoding glycine betaine/L-proline ABC transporter ATP-binding protein, with amino-acid sequence MSETMQQIADTASEAAANGRASDLAIVMRGVTKIFGPDPEAALALLRQGKSKTEVQAETGHVVGLDDVSLDIARGQIYVVMGLSGSGKSTLIRHVNRLIDPTAGEIVVNGEKVLDMTMAQLRDFRRTGIAMVFQKFGLLPHRSVIDNVAYGLGVRGISKAERLDKAAHWIEVVGLSGYEKSRPRQLSGGQQQRVGLARALAMDTDILLMDEAFSALDPLIRSGMQEQLLELQSSLNKTILFITHDFDEALKIGNRIAVLKDGAVQQVGKPEEIVLNPANAHIEEFVRDVNKARAIHVRTIMEEGDFEPCEMTVAADARCEDVLPHFASHEWVGVVDAEGRQIGRVRARQIIKALARYVPSNGQG